The following are from one region of the Corythoichthys intestinalis isolate RoL2023-P3 chromosome 17, ASM3026506v1, whole genome shotgun sequence genome:
- the LOC130905342 gene encoding uncharacterized protein KIAA2026 isoform X2, with protein sequence MSLESTWTRTGADDMDLETSEDCLSNGVSVAPRDYPATSNDGMSDFSNSDISLPEVCVTTNFEENMSHEVQQAYRIFSCFLLDKHKAVAGLFLHAVGHQEAQCGVGGVCAPGQARLKQSMCLRSMEEKFVNQEYQSITEFVADFRLMLENCYRYHGVDHWLSKQAQKMEIMLEQKLTLLSRTLREKTTLAVTSKGRFGSEEERAQGGTSTRRRMSSRSLATITVGGHESVMVQTLRLEEQQRAKEEKRQRDLEKKEAEEISAKAIEEWEQTLLLQASPYTVDTLWELPAVGHFLCLAQTVLNLPEIVFFELERCLLMPRCSSLLSKIMSSLLSPWQRRATLHRRPALPYRRWEAELRLRIKSWYRSIGCARDQPARAEQLGLCHQFFYNLGKTSPLEEKPFHSLPFRQRVWLLKGLCDHVYETQKDVQDAVLAQPIHECRESILGYDSRDNAYIHFPHFCGADLRIYCQSPCTPPAFPFPSSLVRRLEEYAEDSDALKDKDGNPGSAMYVNTSGDLVKTLKYFTGENGDGKKHKESVRFWPAKKEDERCESESSDGHSSDESSQNCRTRSFVSRGCIKQETIELDYRSTTLEKGRSKGSVCTIKEETQDPCLNVGEHTYTGKKVESAKKIKAETSVEPSFKLVCTSLQELRDLISKTEDELDDLESTKKKLQDRWYLRKEAVKDLHSTLIRLLNELSPWEPKLLKAYHRNRLRLKKEFDEFKKHKEYSNFVREECVSSSSSSDNEDMSLLDHQQRSEDELEHVVPRHLLTGASTRDYDNESVGERSPSGPKSKCEMVQSNNDCNEGMPIDASSISKLHLVHPTTGQPKRYTAIPTLFAKSVGNKVTLMKLPVDYSAVDNPDRQSLRCSSSQPTTTVGNTKLQTQTYQSTSEQNSLHMEGECAIKQLEIDTVAATPIMTCLAKQCQTLLQNPLQVISNDPKGREQLFRKERSNLATTTEQPFLDRNRQEIIMQQVVNLPSIHVIHKSEEHQSKGTICLSTSVPGFTIPDHIQQVGPLKKTPTLSPSPRQQYSTQFTQPSQSSASHSVHQNPSSIVSTLAAALPPKPTDDKQELKTICIRDSQSILVTTRGGNTGIVKVQTSAAQNPLDNLPTSPIITISPQFKAFLVSKSAEASSVPFQKKPCPTTTVASVSVAQSHNQICPTLKSSAITKPTDPKCLTSKTSVDMVPGSNSSDDSTVSRIVYNPAQTLATHSLGIKSTADGIGQAGVISRTGLKRRSTDEQSKVAKCILVANSSSCASTLSVPKDESSTKQPLGSRLIVINKHSSKAPCALVGSGLNQATASGTEGQQLTMALSTQSLKMELSPGVDSKVLLKQTSSTLPPGLQIQVSGMTTATGHSIGTQSHCTFKKTSQSITDTVHSPVSTEQPASFTKSNTVTRNLGQVVTNASYTRSSKPSTFTIGSQLGSFTTNTTAGMSTCVLAGRSPAQVTSPVHVNPNPTSTATLVHYPSQLLAKETTPIISTSQKAPNKTEPYMSSATNTSTQSMGPTIGVNNAQQRIVISTSKPLAAGTQILLNNTCFIVPPQGLAPGSHVLIISSPSPQKVPNASGSCIGSAVPMQGVSQGPTTPQGQFLTGSQTRLPGVPGVISPFAGCIPVVPKNVQGPSQLSPKMNLVSASGLHVCSSALPVLSNPPQLAKRAAHVPSVITSGLGLDHSSTVRLATGTPLPAECSNTVSPVDVPALSRLPAPLSTLPSPISIPHSLSKVSATTRGSCIQPPLKSKITAPFVAHLGLGITTVSQQAASVIQVSADSLTSSVQNLPTSTVTQTESATDVKQRAYVLTLSPPSNTFQPITQLTTNPIHQPDALSNQTLVKPTLQKFHLGMANHVTNKLIISPSAILSSVQCQAKAAEPNVYPKQTALILTPKSSNGALHHQPTPSQPNN encoded by the exons ATGTCTTTGGAATCTACATGGACAAGGACTGGAGCTGATGACATGGACCTCGAAACGTCCGAGGACTGTCTCAGCAATGGTGTCTCTGTAGCTCCCCGGGACTACCCGGCGACCAGCAACGATGGCATGTCCGACTTCTCCAATAGTGACATCTCACTCCCCGAAGTCTGCGTCACGACCAACTTTGAGGAGAACATGAGCCACGAGGTCCAGCAAGCCTACAGGATCTTTTCTTGCTTTCTCCTGGACAAACACAAGGCAGTTGCCGGCCTGTTCCTCCATGCCGTCGGGCATCAGGAGGCCCAGTGCGGCGTCGGTGGCGTCTGCGCTCCAGGTCAGGCGAGGCTTAAACAGTCTATGTGCTTGCGGAGCATGGAGGAGAAGTTTGTCAACCAGGAGTATCAGAGCATAACGGAGTTTGTGGCTGACTTCAGGCTAATGTTAGAGAACTGCTACCGCTACCATGGCGTGGACCACTGGctgtctaaacaggctcaaaagATGGAGATTATGCTTGAGCAGAAGCTCACACTCCTGTCCAG AACTCTTCGTGAGAAAACTACGTTGGCAGTGACCTCCAAAGGACGTTTTGGCTCAGAGGAGGAAAGAGCTCAGGGGGGAACCTCAACAAGGAGGCGAATGTCATCTCGAAGTCTGGCGACCATCACAGTTGGTGGGCATGAGTCTGTCATGGTGCAGACCCTCAGGTTGGAAGAGCAACAGAGGgccaaggaagaaaagag GCAACGTGATTTGGAGAAAAAAGAAGCTGAGGAAATTTCAGCCAAAGCAATTGAAGAGTGGGAGCAGACTTTGCTTTTGCAGGCATCACCTTACACTGTCGACACCTTGTGGGAACTCCCTGCTGTAGGCCACTTTCTATGCCTGGCCCAAACAGTTCTAAACCTTCCTGAGATTGTCTTCTTTGAGCTGGAGCGCTGTTTGCTGATGCCTCGCTGCAGCAGCCTGCTTTCCAAGATAATGTCATCCCTCCTTTCCCCATGGCAGCGACGGGCTACCTTGCACCGCCGTCCTGCTCTGCCGTACCGCCGCTGGGAGGCGGAGCTCAGGCTGCGGATCAAAAGCTGGTACCGGAGCATCGGTTGCGCCAGAGATCAACCGGCTCGGGCCGAGCAACTTGGACTTTGTCACCAATTTTTCTACAACCTTGGCAAGACGAGTCCCTTGGAGGAGAAGCCGTTTCACTCGCTGCCCTTCCGCCAGCGAGTGTGGCTTCTCAAGGGCTTGTGCGACCACGTGTACGAGACTCAAAAGGACGTTCAGGATGCCGTGCTGGCTCAACCCATACACGAGTGCAGGGAGTCTATTTTGGGCTACGACAGCAGGGACAACGCCTACATACATTTCCCTCACTTTTGCGGCGCAGACTTGCGGATCTACTGCCAGAGCCCCTGCACCCCACCTGCTTTTCCTTTCCCTTCATCGTTGGTGAGACGGCTTGAAGAATACGCTGAAGATTCTGACGCGCTCAAGGACAAGGACGGAAATCCTGGAAGCGCTATGTACGTTAATACCTCTGGTGATTTAGTGAAGACATTGAAGTATTTTACAGGGGAAAATGGGGATGGAAAGAAACACAAAGAAAGTGTCAGGTTCTGGCCGGCGAAGAAAGAGGATGAGAGGTGTGAGTCAGAGTCGTCGGATGGACACTCCAGTGATGAGTCAAGCCAAAATTGTCGTACTCGCTCCTTTGTTTCAAGAGGATGCATTAAACAAGAAACTATAGAGTTGGACTATCGATCCACAACACTAGAAAAGGGACGGTCCAAGGGCTCAGTATGTACTATTAAAGAAGAGACTCAAGATCCTTGTCTGAATGTAGGGGAACACACGTATACGG GAAAAAAGGTTGAATCTGCAAAGAAAATTAAAGCTGAGACTTCCGTTGAGCCGTCATTCAAG CTGGTTTGCACCAGTCTGCAAGAATTGCGAGATCTTATCAGCAAAACCGAGGACGAGCTTGATGACTTggagagcacaaaaaaaaaattg CAGGATCGATGGTACTTGAGAAAAGAAGCTGTGAAAGACCTCCACAGCACTCTAATCAGACTATTGAATGAGTTGTCACCCTGGGAACCAAAACTTTTGAAAGCATACCACAGAAATAG GCTTCGATTGAAGAAGGAGTTTGACGAATTCAAGAAGCATAAGGAGTACAGTAACTTTGTACGAGAGGAGTGTGTGTCATCATCGTCATCATCAGACAATGAAGATATGTCTTTGCTGGATCACCAACAGAGATCAGAAGATGAACTGGAACATGTGGTTCCCAGACATCTTTTGACTGGAG caAGCACCAGGGACTATGACAATGAATCTGTTGGCGAGAGGTCACCAAG TGGTCCGAAGTCTAAATGTGAAATGGTTCAGTCCAACAATGACTGCAATGAGGGAATGCCAATTGACGCTTCGTCGATATCCAAACTTCATCTAGTCCACCCCACCACAGGACAGCCCAAACGTTACACGGCCATTCCCACCCTGTTTGCTAAAAGTGTGGGCAAcaaagtgaccttaatgaaactGCCTGTCGATTACTCAGCGGTGGACAACCCTGATAGACAAAGCTTGCGATGTTCAAGCTCCCAGCCTACTACTACAGTGGGGAACACAAAACTACAAACACAAACCTATCAGTCCACCTCAGAACAAAACTCGCTACATATGGAAGGAGAATGTGCAATTAAACAACTGGAAATCGACACAGTGGCAGCAACTCCTATTATGACAtgtttggctaagcaatgccaGACTTTATTGCAGAATCCTCTCCAAGTGATATCTAACGATCCAAAGGGCAGGGAACAACTTTTCAGGAAAGAGAGAAGCAATCtagcaacaacaactgagcaacCTTTTTTGGACAGAAACAGACAGGAGATCATCATGCAACAGGTGGTGAATCTGCCTTCCATACATGTCATTCACAAATCCGAGGAGCACCAGTCAAAGGGAACCATTTGCTTGTCAACTAGTGTACCTGGCTTCACCATCCCTgaccacattcagcaagtgggtCCACTGAAGAAGACCCCTACCCTTTCCCCCTCTCCTCGTCAGCAGTACAGCACCCAGTTTACGCAGCCTTCCCAATCAAGCGCTTCACATAGTGTACATCAAAATCCTTCATCTATCGTATCCACTTTGGCCGCTGCTCTCCCCCCTAAACCTACAGACGATAAACAAGAACTTAAGACTATATGCATACGTGATTCACAGTCCATCCTCGTGACAACAAGGGGAGGCAACACTGGAATTGTCAAAGTCCAGACGTCAGCTGCCCAGAATCCACTGGATAATTTACCCACCAGTCCCATCATTACAATTTCACCTCAATTTAAAGCTTTCCTTGTATCCAAGAGTGCAGAGGCCTCTTCGGTCCCCTTTCAGAAGAAACCGTGTCCCACCACAACGGTGGCCAGTGTCTCTGTCGCCCAATCACATAACCAGATTTGTCCAACATTAAAGTCCTCTGCAATCACAAAGCCTACAGATCCAAAATGCTTGACTTCGAAAACATCTGTTGACATGGTTCCAGGATCCAACAGTTCGGATGATTCTACAGTTTCTAGAATCGTTTACAACCCAGCACAGACATTAGCTACCCATTCTCTTGGAATAAAAAGTACTGCTGATGGTATTGGACAAGCCGGTGTTATCAGTCGGACTGGTTTGAAGCGGCGCAGTACAGATGAGCAGTCTAAGGTGGCGAAATGTATCCTGGTTGCCAACTCCTCATCCTGTGCCTCTACTCTTTCTGTTCCAAAAGATGAATCCTCTACAAAGCAGCCTCTTGGATCAAGATTGATAGTCATTAACAAACACTCTTCAAAAGCACCCTGTGCTTTAGTGGGAAGTGGCCTAAATCAAGCCACAGCATCAGGAACTGAAGGACAACAGCTAACTATGGCATTATCAACTCAATCTTTGAAGATGGAATTAAGCCCTGGTGTTGACTCAAAAGTGCTATTGAAACAAACGAGTAGCACTCTCCCACCAG GTCTTCAGATCCAGGTGTCAGGGATGACAACAGCCACTGGACACTCAATCGGCACCCAGTcacattgcactttcaaaaagaCATCACAATCTATCACAGATACAGTGCATTCACCAGTTTCTACAGAACAACCAGCCTCATTTACAAAGTCAAATACTGTCACAAGAAATCTTGGCCAGGTTGTTACCAATGCCTCTTATACCAGATCCTCTAAACCATCTACTTTcacaatagggtcacaattaggcTCTTTCACAACTAATACTACAGCAGGTATGTCCACATGTGTATTGGCCGGCCGCTCTCCTGCTCAGGTAACCTCTCCTGTGCATGTCAACCCAAACCCAACCTCCACGGCTACACTTGTTCATTATCCCTCACAGCTATTGGCTAAAGAAACTACACCAATCATATCGACATCTCAGAAAGCTCCCAATAAAACCGAACCGTACATGTCCTCAGCTACCAACACCAGTACACAATCCATGGGCCCTACCATTGGGGTTAACAATGCCCAGCAGAGGATAGTCATCAGTACATCAAAGCCTCTAGCAGCTGGCACACAGATACTTCTCAATAACACCTGTTTTATAGTTCCTCCCCAGGGCTTAGCTCCAGGTAGCCATGTGCTCATCATCTCTAGTCCTTCGCCACAGAAAGTGCCTAATGCCAGTGGTAGCTGCATTGGGTCGGCAGTGCCTATGCAAGGAGTGAGTCAGGGTCCAACAACCCCTCAAGGACAATTTTTAACCGGGTCCCAAACTAGGTTGCCTGGTGTCCCAGGTGTGATTTCACCTTTTGCAGGTTGCATACCTGTTGTTCCAAAAAATGTCCAGGGACCATCTCAGTTATCACCTAAAATGAATCTTGTTTCTGCTTCGGGCTTACATGTTTGTTCCTCTGCGTTACCTGTGCTAAGCAACCCCCCTCAGTTAGCCAAACGAGCGGCCCACGTTCCTTCGGTCATTACCAGTGGCCTTGGTCTTGATCATTCTTCTACTGTTAGGTTGGCTACTGGTACGCCACTTCCTGCTGAATGTTCCAATACCGTTTCACCTGTTGACGTACCTGCCCTTTCCCGATTGCCTGCACCATTGTCAACTTTGCCGAGCCCGATCTCTATTCCCCACTCCCTTTCAAAGGTTTCAGCAACAACCAGAGGCTCGTGTATACAGCCGCCCCTGAAATCTAAAATTACAGCACCCTTTGTTGCACATCTGGGCCTTGGCATAACCACAGTTTCTCAGCAGGCAGCGTCAGTCATTCAAGTGTCTGCAGATTCATTAACCTCATCAGTACAGAACCTACCCACCTCAACAGTTACACAAACTGAAAGCGCCACAGACGTTAAGCAACGGGCATATGTACTTACCTTATCGCCACCCTCTAACACATTTCAACCAATCACACAGTTGACCACAAACCCCATTCACCAGCCAGATGCCCTATCCAATCAGACACTTGTTAAACCTACTTTGCAGAAATTCCACCTCGGGATGGCAAACCATGTAACAAATAAGCTCATCATCAGTCCCAGTGCCATTTTGAGTTCGGTGCAGTGCCAGGCTAAAGCAGCTGAACCGAATGTCTACCCTAAACAGACTGCGCTGATTCTCACCCCCAAAAGTTCTAATGGAGCTTTGCATCACCAGCCAACACCAAGTCAACCAAATAACTGA